The nucleotide window GTGAAGGCACGGCCGTGGAAATCGAACACCGGGTCGGTGCTGCGAACCCCGCGGCCGATGGCGGGCGAGGTGGAACGTAGTGCCGATCCCGGCTGGTTGATGTCCACGATTTCCGGATCGCGGCCCAACAGACCGCCCTGTTCGGCCGTTGGGAGATTCGGTCCCGGCCATGATTGTGCGTCGCGGTTGTACCACAGGTTGCCCGCAAACAGGAAGGTGTTCGGGGCGGTGTTGGGTCCGACATTGACGCTCGGATTCGACGCGGCATTGTCGATGTAGACGATGTTGTTCACAAACATATTTTCGCCGCACGGCAGGAAACGCGGCGCGGTCGATTCCTGAAGAATGCGCATGACCCACTTGCGCGGACGGATGATGGTATTGTTGACCACGGCACAGCGCACCGCTCCGACATACGCGATAGGCGCGACCGCGCCCGTGAACCAGTTCGACATAACGGCGATCTCGGAGGCCTCGTAGGCCGCGTCAATGGGCCGGAAAAAGGCCTCGCCGGTTGATCCCCCGATATTGATCGCGCGCTCGCCTCCTTCGAGGAACTGGTTCCTTTCGATGCGTATCTGCGAGGTGCCGCCTTTCGCCTGTATACAATTGGATCCGCCGGCGGTGAACACGTTTCCTGCAAAGATCCCGTTGTGGCAGCCAACCATGTCCACCATGCTTCCGCCCGCCGATCCGTTGGAGAATCGGCAGTCGCGAATTTCGAAATAGTCCACTCCCGACATTTTTAACTGGTCGTTATTGCCGGTCGCATTCATTCTGCCCCAGGAACAATTGCTGATGACGATGTGATGCGCGGGGGTG belongs to Ignavibacteriota bacterium and includes:
- a CDS encoding right-handed parallel beta-helix repeat-containing protein, with amino-acid sequence MKYIVLLLCCMTIPASARILDVGPGRTFATLQSAAATALPGDTIRISNGSHAGGQYITGLAGRTDAYITILAETPGQVVFEGGSEAIHFTDPAYVRIIGLAFAGQSGNGVNIDDGGTYDTPAHHIVISNCSWGRMNATGNNDQLKMSGVDYFEIRDCRFSNGSAGGSMVDMVGCHNGIFAGNVFTAGGSNCIQAKGGTSQIRIERNQFLEGGERAINIGGSTGEAFFRPIDAAYEASEIAVMSNWFTGAVAPIAYVGAVRCAVVNNTIIRPRKWVMRILQESTAPRFLPCGENMFVNNIVYIDNAASNPSVNVGPNTAPNTFLFAGNLWYNRDAQSWPGPNLPTAEQGGLLGRDPEIVDINQPGSALRSTSPAIGRGVRSTDPVFDFHGRAFTDPRSIGAVEGAAPNGIGVTDMPVELSLDVYPNPAREAVTLHFGEALHGVLRIRLLDIAGREMAVLHDAELQGSERVLHLALPVNIIGYKATLLEVRHGDRLRLVPLLQH